One Cedecea neteri DNA segment encodes these proteins:
- a CDS encoding radical SAM protein — MNTEALASLKDLDPAYPVPAVYGFLSQPENEAFLDYVHKDPFGCHVFPGDIEHYPLESFFADMEHDIRAAKQIHLWAYIPTCRYRCHFCQYPTVILNPKSPSAEGVFRDLVDYNIKEAKMWLEKVPSLSKAEIGEFNIFGGTPSLLPEPELRRLMDFYYTHFNFSAATLRFEGEPGTLNREYIGILKELGFSKISFGTQSFNDAIIAACGRQHTADECEETIRSAREQGIEWVSVDLIYGMLGQTVDDVKYDMERTLELDLSHVVCTKLHMEEFMKTRTGVSGERESLWQKKGLINMNNMTFPGLGKQYQMRELVEKYLTEGYREHPTMYFHQNHLEAEKWKGLITDLDKQYPEVAIGLGGSSKCTRAEAINITGYKQYKQYLDEGRLPIEESHGISPEQREVNAFKMALSTLIPVDDAVFATRFNGNSFFENRIIKPTLEKLQAKELVVIEQGVVTLTPIGVTLVEAIINTQFISADAEQE; from the coding sequence ATGAATACCGAAGCTCTCGCGTCCTTAAAAGATCTCGATCCGGCCTATCCGGTTCCGGCAGTTTACGGCTTCCTCTCCCAACCGGAGAACGAGGCTTTTCTGGACTACGTCCATAAAGATCCTTTTGGCTGCCATGTTTTTCCCGGTGACATTGAGCACTACCCGCTGGAGTCGTTTTTTGCCGATATGGAGCACGACATCCGGGCTGCGAAACAGATCCATCTGTGGGCCTATATTCCCACCTGCCGTTACCGCTGCCACTTCTGTCAGTATCCAACGGTGATCCTCAACCCGAAATCACCTTCGGCGGAAGGCGTCTTCCGGGACCTGGTGGACTACAACATTAAAGAAGCGAAGATGTGGCTGGAAAAAGTGCCGAGTCTGTCAAAAGCGGAAATTGGCGAATTCAACATCTTTGGCGGCACGCCTTCCCTGCTCCCGGAACCGGAACTGCGCCGGCTGATGGACTTCTATTACACGCACTTTAATTTCTCGGCGGCAACGCTCCGCTTTGAAGGCGAACCCGGGACATTAAACCGCGAATACATCGGCATTCTGAAAGAGCTGGGTTTCAGCAAAATCAGCTTCGGCACCCAATCCTTCAACGACGCCATTATTGCCGCCTGTGGCCGCCAGCACACCGCCGACGAGTGTGAAGAAACCATCCGCAGCGCGCGGGAACAGGGCATCGAGTGGGTCAGCGTCGATCTTATCTACGGCATGCTGGGCCAAACCGTGGATGACGTGAAGTACGACATGGAGCGCACCCTGGAGCTGGATCTCTCCCACGTCGTCTGCACCAAGCTGCACATGGAAGAGTTCATGAAAACGCGCACCGGCGTATCCGGCGAACGTGAAAGCCTGTGGCAGAAAAAAGGGCTGATCAACATGAACAACATGACGTTCCCGGGGCTGGGCAAGCAATACCAAATGCGTGAACTGGTCGAGAAATACCTCACCGAGGGCTATCGCGAACACCCCACGATGTATTTCCACCAGAACCACCTGGAAGCTGAAAAGTGGAAAGGGCTGATCACCGATCTGGACAAGCAATATCCTGAGGTCGCCATTGGCCTGGGTGGTAGTTCGAAATGCACCCGCGCCGAAGCCATCAACATCACCGGCTATAAGCAATATAAGCAGTACCTCGACGAAGGCCGTCTGCCTATCGAAGAAAGCCACGGTATTTCACCGGAACAGCGCGAAGTTAACGCCTTCAAAATGGCCCTCTCCACGCTGATTCCGGTGGACGACGCCGTGTTCGCAACCCGCTTCAACGGCAACAGTTTTTTTGAAAACCGCATCATCAAGCCGACGCTGGAAAAACTGCAGGCAAAAGAACTGGTGGTGATTGAGCAAGGCGTGGTCACGCTGACGCCCATTGGCGTCACGCTGGTTGAAGCCATCATTAACACCCAATTTATCTCAGCCGACGCAGAGCAGGAGTAA
- a CDS encoding glycosyltransferase: MDVYGQRYAMFISFDAVAVSGITVEALKVSQSLKQKGINSYLDLGYDIKVDKGNFNKPYDHEPEIYRDAFTLTRISGITSVPHYSPAFIEKAHAVLISERLSVSFEEKEEIIRAVEYSAQSLAERILLQWEQLRICTVIVENGTLPENIIYTRALYLAIEQYGHRHQLGNFVIWRDHDLMWNSEKNIMKYGLPPYNHAIKPVKSPFISYVTLNNDLKEKLEHWCQREVDIHVVKNTYSFTGQQALKNIRSSLDISADDIVIARTTRIIPQKRLDRDVLLVQRLNHLFRKHNIDKTVWLLIAGDTREHATHTGELEQLAQELDIAPYVKFLGPLHHNFMPMSLGKITIEDLYHSCDLVSFLTSWDYDSYGNPIGEAISSQRCYITTRYEYYPEVYGQHGFEAPVMPISDGQDGLPDEAFINEVFLLLTNKPEMDRIAAKNFAIGKNILSNNVMDILNITAPGVDMRDNIFVSVVLPVYNESDRIDEVLASLFGQQTHGRLVTHDAYEVIIVDNNSRDDSVAKINRFKETHPAMDVHIIQEKIQGVSSARKCGMDYAALRSRARDARLGKSNKHYIVSADADCTVDPYWLHTLIEKMIADDGDLGTCNYYYDREAFQQRPNLFREIQKTLRCRDVSFSLFGGFPDGKGFAVERSLYEKIGGIEIFYQLEKGRFVEHLSDDWDFGIKIIAWGGKPVYAKESFVEINSRRVDTIIDDVINGIAYGSDGIIIMKDVRPDVSIQKNTLIDLTEEQARQGWEYSIKDYIPKNIVLPALLNPHILLENERVRAFFSPQVAERLYQRIHAIKREMSIIDFKPIHSYKTPAYRLYFEFRHEIFTALRNAVGEDIGFAPPLPACFDSVAEKDFERFVWYFCEDRESGEAHNYFANGGVF, translated from the coding sequence ATGGACGTTTATGGTCAAAGATATGCCATGTTTATCTCTTTTGATGCTGTTGCCGTCTCGGGTATTACGGTAGAAGCATTAAAAGTCTCGCAAAGCCTTAAACAAAAAGGCATCAATTCTTATCTCGATCTTGGGTATGACATTAAAGTTGACAAAGGCAACTTTAATAAGCCTTACGATCATGAACCCGAAATTTATCGCGATGCATTTACCTTAACGCGCATCAGTGGGATTACATCTGTCCCCCATTACTCCCCAGCGTTTATTGAAAAAGCACACGCCGTACTTATCAGTGAAAGGCTTTCTGTTTCATTTGAAGAAAAAGAAGAAATAATCCGTGCCGTTGAATATTCCGCCCAAAGCCTGGCCGAAAGAATTTTACTTCAATGGGAACAACTACGAATTTGCACTGTGATTGTCGAAAACGGCACACTGCCAGAGAATATTATTTACACCCGCGCACTTTATCTCGCTATCGAACAATACGGCCACCGTCACCAGTTAGGAAATTTTGTTATCTGGCGGGATCACGACCTCATGTGGAACAGCGAGAAAAATATCATGAAGTATGGTTTACCGCCGTATAACCATGCCATTAAACCTGTCAAATCCCCTTTTATTAGCTACGTTACGCTGAATAACGATCTCAAAGAAAAGCTGGAACACTGGTGCCAGCGGGAAGTCGATATTCACGTAGTGAAAAATACCTACAGCTTTACCGGGCAACAGGCGCTGAAAAACATCCGGTCATCCCTGGATATTTCCGCCGATGACATAGTCATTGCCCGAACGACGCGCATCATTCCGCAGAAGCGCCTGGACCGTGACGTACTGCTGGTACAACGCCTTAACCACCTGTTCAGAAAGCACAATATTGATAAAACCGTCTGGCTTTTGATCGCCGGTGATACCCGTGAGCACGCCACGCATACTGGCGAGCTGGAACAGCTGGCACAGGAACTGGACATTGCCCCTTATGTGAAGTTTCTTGGCCCGCTACACCATAACTTCATGCCCATGAGTCTGGGAAAAATCACCATCGAGGATCTCTACCATTCCTGCGACCTGGTGTCGTTCCTGACCTCGTGGGACTACGACAGCTACGGCAATCCCATTGGTGAGGCGATCAGCAGCCAGCGCTGCTACATCACTACCCGCTACGAATACTACCCGGAAGTCTACGGCCAGCACGGCTTTGAAGCCCCGGTGATGCCTATCTCGGACGGGCAGGACGGCCTGCCTGACGAAGCCTTTATCAACGAAGTCTTTTTGCTGCTGACCAATAAACCTGAAATGGATCGTATAGCCGCAAAGAACTTCGCCATCGGCAAAAACATCCTTTCTAACAACGTGATGGACATTCTGAATATCACCGCCCCAGGAGTAGATATGCGCGATAACATTTTCGTCTCGGTAGTGCTGCCTGTTTACAATGAAAGCGACCGAATTGATGAAGTTTTAGCCTCATTATTTGGCCAACAAACGCATGGCCGATTGGTAACCCATGACGCTTATGAAGTGATCATCGTGGATAACAACTCCCGCGATGATTCCGTGGCAAAGATAAACCGCTTCAAAGAAACACATCCGGCGATGGATGTGCACATTATCCAGGAGAAGATTCAGGGCGTATCTTCGGCCCGTAAATGCGGTATGGATTACGCCGCCCTGCGCTCAAGAGCGCGTGATGCCAGGCTGGGCAAAAGCAATAAACACTATATTGTCTCCGCCGATGCCGACTGCACCGTGGATCCTTACTGGCTGCATACTCTGATAGAAAAAATGATTGCCGACGACGGCGATCTTGGGACCTGCAATTACTACTACGACCGTGAGGCTTTCCAGCAGCGCCCTAACCTCTTCCGTGAAATTCAAAAAACCCTGCGCTGCCGCGACGTGTCGTTCTCATTGTTCGGTGGCTTCCCGGATGGCAAAGGCTTCGCCGTGGAGCGCAGCCTGTACGAAAAAATTGGCGGCATCGAGATCTTCTACCAGTTGGAAAAAGGCCGCTTCGTGGAACACCTTTCGGACGATTGGGATTTCGGCATCAAGATCATCGCCTGGGGCGGCAAGCCGGTTTACGCCAAAGAATCCTTTGTGGAGATCAACAGCCGCCGCGTGGACACCATTATTGACGATGTGATCAACGGCATCGCCTACGGCAGCGACGGCATCATCATCATGAAAGACGTGCGCCCGGATGTCTCAATCCAAAAAAACACGCTGATTGACCTCACCGAGGAGCAGGCCAGGCAGGGCTGGGAATACTCCATCAAAGACTACATCCCGAAAAACATCGTTCTTCCGGCCCTGCTGAATCCGCACATCTTGCTGGAGAACGAGCGGGTACGAGCCTTTTTCTCGCCGCAGGTTGCTGAGCGGCTTTACCAGCGCATTCACGCGATAAAGCGTGAGATGAGCATCATCGACTTCAAGCCGATCCATAGCTACAAAACGCCGGCCTACCGGCTCTATTTCGAGTTCCGCCACGAGATATTCACCGCGCTGCGTAACGCCGTCGGGGAGGATATTGGTTTTGCGCCACCGCTTCCGGCCTGCTTTGACAGCGTCGCGGAAAAAGATTTCGAACGCTTTGTCTGGTACTTCTGTGAAGATCGCGAGTCCGGTGAAGCCCACAACTACTTTGCCAACGGAGGTGTTTTCTGA
- a CDS encoding pirin family protein — translation MITTRTAKQCGKADYGWLQARYTFSFGHYFDPKLLGYASLRVLNQEVLAPGASFQPRGYPKVDILNLILEGEAEYRDSEGNHIQASAGEVLLLSTQPGISYSEHNLSKEKSLTRMQLWLDACPDRENPLVQKIQLAGASHQLIASPDGSNHSLQLRQQVWIHHIEMEKGEQLSFQLHGPRAYLQSIHGTVHAVTPSEEKEALTCGDGAFIRDEANITLVADTPLRGLLIDLPV, via the coding sequence ATGATTACGACAAGAACAGCCAAACAGTGTGGTAAAGCTGACTACGGATGGCTGCAGGCTCGCTACACCTTTTCTTTTGGACACTACTTCGACCCTAAACTGTTGGGCTACGCCTCTCTGCGCGTGCTCAACCAGGAAGTACTGGCCCCTGGAGCCTCGTTTCAACCGCGCGGCTACCCGAAAGTAGACATCCTCAACCTGATTCTGGAAGGGGAAGCGGAATACCGCGACAGCGAAGGCAACCATATCCAGGCCAGCGCCGGTGAAGTCCTGCTGCTTTCCACCCAGCCGGGGATCAGCTATAGCGAGCACAACCTCAGCAAAGAGAAATCGCTGACGCGCATGCAGCTGTGGCTGGATGCCTGCCCGGATCGCGAAAATCCGCTGGTGCAAAAGATCCAGTTAGCGGGAGCATCACATCAGCTGATTGCCTCGCCGGACGGCAGCAATCACAGCCTGCAGCTGCGTCAACAAGTGTGGATCCACCACATTGAGATGGAAAAAGGCGAGCAGCTAAGCTTCCAGCTTCACGGCCCACGAGCTTATCTGCAGTCGATTCACGGCACGGTGCATGCGGTGACGCCATCAGAAGAGAAGGAAGCACTGACCTGCGGCGATGGCGCGTTTATTCGCGATGAAGCCAATATCACCCTGGTCGCCGATACGCCGCTGCGCGGCCTGCTGATCGACCTGCCGGTCTAA
- a CDS encoding LysR family transcriptional regulator: MAKERALTLEALRVMDAIDRRGSFAAAADELGRVPSALSYTMQKLEEELDVVLFDRSGHRTKFTNVGRMLLERGRVLLEAADKLTTDAEALARGWEANLTIVTEALVPTEKLFPLVDKLADKADTQLSIFTEVLAGAWERLEQGRADIVIAPDMHFRSSSEINSRKLYKVMSVYVAAPDHPIHQEPEPLSEVTRVKYRGVAVADTARERPVLTVRLLDKQPRLTVSSIEEKRLALLAGLGVATMPYPLVEQDIAEGRLRVVSPEYTNEIDIIMAWRRDSMGEAKAWCLRELPKLLK, translated from the coding sequence ATGGCGAAAGAAAGGGCGTTGACGCTGGAAGCGTTAAGGGTCATGGATGCGATCGACAGACGCGGAAGCTTTGCCGCTGCGGCCGACGAGCTGGGACGTGTACCGTCCGCGCTCAGCTACACCATGCAAAAACTGGAAGAAGAGTTGGATGTGGTGCTGTTTGACCGCTCGGGGCATCGCACCAAATTTACCAACGTGGGACGTATGCTGCTGGAGCGAGGGCGCGTGCTGCTCGAGGCGGCGGATAAGTTAACCACCGACGCGGAAGCGCTGGCGCGGGGCTGGGAAGCAAACCTGACTATCGTCACCGAAGCGCTGGTGCCGACGGAAAAACTGTTCCCGCTGGTGGATAAGCTGGCCGATAAAGCCGACACCCAATTATCTATTTTCACCGAAGTGCTGGCCGGGGCCTGGGAGCGCCTGGAACAGGGCAGGGCGGATATCGTTATCGCGCCAGATATGCACTTCCGCAGTTCCTCGGAGATTAACTCCCGCAAGCTTTACAAAGTGATGAGCGTTTACGTTGCCGCACCGGATCACCCGATTCATCAGGAGCCGGAGCCGCTTTCTGAAGTGACCCGCGTGAAGTATCGTGGCGTGGCCGTGGCGGATACCGCCCGTGAAAGGCCGGTGTTAACGGTGCGCCTGTTGGACAAACAGCCGCGCCTGACGGTGAGCTCTATCGAAGAGAAGCGGCTGGCGCTGTTGGCCGGGCTTGGCGTGGCCACAATGCCGTATCCGCTGGTTGAGCAGGATATCGCCGAAGGCCGCCTGCGGGTAGTGAGCCCGGAATATACCAACGAGATTGATATCATCATGGCGTGGCGGCGCGACAGCATGGGCGAGGCCAAAGCCTGGTGCCTGCGCGAGCTGCCTAAACTGCTGAAATAA
- the mscM gene encoding miniconductance mechanosensitive channel MscM — translation MRLIITFLMAWCLSLGAYAATAPDAKQISQELEQAKAAKNTPNQAEIVEALQSALNALDERKASLERAEQYQQVIDNFPKLSQTLRKQLTNLRDEPEEVSPGMSSDALNQEILQVSSQLLDKSRLAQQEQERTRDISDSLSQLPQQQTDARRQLNDIERRAGAQQSGSTPLAQAQHFLLQAESARLKAQVDELELAQLSANNRQELSRMRAELAQKQSTQLDAYLQALRNQLNSQRQREAEQALESTELLAETSANLPPEIVEQFKNNRELSQALNQQAQRMDLVASQQRQANNQTLEVRQALNTLREQSQWLGVSNVLGEALRAQVARLPDMPKPQQLDTELAQLRVERLHYEDLLNKHAQLRQVRQADGSPLTSEQNKILQAQLRTQRELLNSLLQGGDTLILELTKLKVANSQLEDALKEVNEATHRYLFWTSDVSPIGISWPLEIVQDLRRLVSLDTFSQLGKAAIMMVTSKETLLPLFGALILVGFSISSRRHFTAFLERSSAKVGKVTQDHFRLTLRTVFWSILVASPLPVLWATLGYGLQEAWPYPIAVAIGDGVTATVPLLWGVMICATFARPTGLFVVHFGWPRERVGRAMRYYIMSIGLIVPLIMALIMFDNLNDREFSASLGRLCFIMICGALAIVTLSLKRAGLPLYLDKQGDGDNIVNTILWNLLLCAPLMAILAAIVGYLATAQALLARLETSVAIWFLLLVIYHIIRRWMLIQRRRLAFDRAKHRRAEILAQRARGEEETAHANSTEGSAETVDEPEVDLDTISAQSLRLVRSILTLIALLSVIVLWSEIHSAFGFLGNITLWDVTSTVQGVESIEPITLGAVLIAILVLIITTQLVRNLPALLELAILQHLNLTPGTGYAITTITKYLLLLIGGLVGFSMVGIEWSKLQWLVAALSVGLGFGLQQIFANFVSGLIILFEKPIRIGDTVTIRDLTGTITRINTRATTISDWDRKEIIVPNQAFITEQFINWSLSDSVTRVVLTIPAPSEANTEEVTQVLLEAAHRCTLVLDTPAPEAFLVDLQQGIQVFELRIHAAEMGHRMPLRHEIHQLILQGFREHNIEMPFPPFQMRLESLGGQRSSKTIKSAGRAARTPGSL, via the coding sequence GTGCGCCTGATTATCACTTTCCTGATGGCCTGGTGCCTCAGCCTGGGGGCATACGCAGCGACAGCTCCCGACGCAAAACAAATCTCGCAGGAACTGGAGCAGGCTAAGGCCGCCAAAAACACGCCTAACCAGGCGGAAATTGTAGAAGCACTCCAGTCGGCGCTGAATGCGCTGGACGAGCGTAAAGCCTCGCTCGAACGCGCCGAACAATACCAACAAGTCATTGATAATTTCCCTAAACTGTCGCAAACCCTGCGTAAACAACTGACCAACCTGCGTGATGAACCCGAGGAGGTTTCCCCGGGCATGAGCAGCGATGCGTTGAACCAGGAAATCCTGCAGGTCAGCAGCCAGCTTCTGGACAAAAGCCGCCTTGCTCAGCAGGAACAGGAAAGAACCCGGGACATCAGCGATTCGTTAAGCCAGCTCCCTCAGCAGCAAACGGATGCACGCCGCCAGTTGAACGATATCGAGCGCCGCGCCGGTGCCCAGCAAAGCGGCAGTACCCCGCTTGCCCAAGCCCAGCACTTCCTGCTGCAGGCTGAATCAGCACGCCTGAAAGCGCAGGTTGATGAACTCGAACTGGCTCAGCTTTCCGCTAACAACCGCCAGGAGCTTTCGCGCATGCGCGCCGAACTGGCGCAAAAGCAAAGCACCCAGTTGGATGCCTATCTCCAGGCGTTGAGAAATCAGCTCAATAGCCAGCGCCAGCGTGAGGCGGAACAGGCGCTGGAAAGTACCGAACTGCTGGCGGAAACCAGCGCTAACCTGCCGCCGGAAATCGTCGAGCAGTTCAAAAATAACCGCGAACTCTCCCAGGCCCTTAATCAGCAAGCTCAGCGTATGGATCTGGTCGCCTCGCAGCAGCGTCAGGCCAATAACCAGACGCTGGAGGTCCGCCAGGCGCTGAATACGCTACGCGAGCAGTCTCAGTGGCTCGGCGTTTCCAACGTACTGGGTGAAGCGCTACGTGCCCAGGTCGCCCGCCTGCCGGACATGCCCAAACCGCAGCAGTTGGATACCGAGCTGGCTCAGCTGCGCGTAGAGCGACTGCACTATGAAGATTTGCTCAATAAGCATGCTCAACTGCGGCAGGTTCGCCAGGCAGACGGCAGCCCGTTAACGTCGGAACAAAATAAGATCCTGCAGGCCCAGCTTCGCACCCAGCGTGAGCTACTGAATTCACTGCTGCAGGGTGGTGATACCCTGATCCTTGAACTCACCAAGCTGAAAGTCGCCAACAGCCAGCTGGAAGATGCCCTGAAAGAGGTGAACGAAGCGACCCACCGCTACCTGTTCTGGACGTCGGACGTCAGCCCAATAGGCATCAGTTGGCCACTGGAAATCGTCCAGGATCTGCGGCGTCTGGTGTCGCTGGATACCTTTAGCCAGCTGGGTAAGGCTGCGATCATGATGGTGACCAGCAAAGAGACCCTGCTGCCGCTCTTTGGCGCATTGATTCTGGTTGGGTTTAGCATTAGCTCTCGCCGCCACTTCACGGCCTTCCTCGAACGCTCCAGCGCCAAAGTAGGTAAAGTGACCCAGGATCACTTCCGCCTGACGCTGCGCACCGTGTTCTGGTCGATTCTGGTCGCCTCTCCGCTCCCCGTGCTGTGGGCGACGCTCGGCTATGGTTTGCAGGAGGCATGGCCTTACCCTATCGCAGTGGCGATTGGCGACGGCGTTACCGCGACGGTTCCCCTGCTTTGGGGGGTGATGATCTGTGCGACCTTCGCGCGCCCTACCGGGCTGTTTGTGGTGCATTTCGGCTGGCCGCGCGAGCGTGTAGGCCGGGCCATGCGCTACTACATCATGAGCATCGGCCTGATTGTGCCGCTGATCATGGCGCTGATTATGTTCGATAATCTCAACGACCGGGAATTTTCAGCCTCGTTGGGTAGACTTTGCTTCATCATGATTTGCGGCGCGCTGGCCATCGTCACCCTCAGCCTGAAACGCGCCGGACTGCCGCTCTATCTCGACAAGCAGGGCGATGGCGACAACATCGTCAACACCATCCTTTGGAACCTGCTGCTTTGCGCCCCGCTGATGGCCATTCTGGCGGCTATCGTTGGCTACCTGGCGACGGCTCAGGCGCTACTGGCGCGCCTGGAAACCTCCGTGGCTATCTGGTTCCTGCTGCTGGTGATTTACCACATTATTCGCCGCTGGATGCTGATTCAGCGCCGCCGACTGGCCTTTGACCGTGCCAAACACCGTCGGGCTGAAATCCTTGCCCAGCGAGCGCGTGGCGAAGAAGAAACTGCGCATGCCAACAGCACTGAAGGATCGGCCGAAACCGTGGACGAACCGGAAGTCGATCTGGATACCATCAGCGCCCAGTCCCTGCGTCTGGTTCGCTCGATTCTGACGCTGATCGCCCTGCTGTCGGTGATCGTTCTGTGGTCGGAAATCCACTCGGCGTTTGGCTTCCTCGGTAACATCACCTTGTGGGATGTCACCTCCACGGTTCAGGGTGTGGAAAGCATCGAGCCGATTACGCTTGGCGCGGTACTGATTGCCATTCTGGTGCTGATTATTACCACCCAACTGGTGCGTAACCTGCCCGCACTGCTGGAGCTGGCTATTCTCCAGCACCTGAACTTAACTCCCGGCACCGGCTATGCGATCACGACCATCACGAAGTACCTGCTGCTGCTGATTGGCGGACTGGTTGGCTTCTCGATGGTGGGGATTGAGTGGTCTAAACTGCAGTGGCTGGTAGCGGCACTCAGCGTAGGCTTAGGCTTCGGTTTACAGCAAATCTTTGCCAACTTCGTCTCCGGCCTGATTATTCTGTTCGAGAAGCCGATACGCATCGGCGACACGGTCACCATCCGCGATCTGACGGGCACCATCACGCGAATCAACACCCGCGCGACAACCATCAGCGACTGGGACCGCAAAGAAATCATCGTGCCGAATCAGGCCTTTATTACCGAACAGTTCATCAACTGGTCGCTTTCGGACTCGGTCACGCGCGTGGTGCTCACCATTCCGGCCCCGTCAGAAGCGAATACAGAAGAGGTCACCCAGGTCCTGCTGGAAGCCGCGCACCGCTGCACGCTGGTGCTCGATACGCCAGCGCCGGAAGCCTTCCTGGTTGATCTCCAGCAAGGTATCCAGGTGTTCGAGCTGCGTATTCACGCGGCGGAAATGGGCCACCGCATGCCGCTGCGCCACGAAATCCACCAGTTGATTCTGCAGGGCTTCCGCGAGCACAACATCGAAATGCCGTTCCCACCGTTCCAGATGCGTCTGGAGAGCCTCGGCGGGCAGCGTAGCAGTAAGACGATTAAATCCGCGGGCAGAGCCGCCAGAACGCCCGGCAGCCTGTAA
- the asd gene encoding archaetidylserine decarboxylase (Phosphatidylserine decarboxylase is synthesized as a single chain precursor. Generation of the pyruvoyl active site from a Ser is coupled to cleavage of a Gly-Ser bond between the larger (beta) and smaller (alpha chains). It is an integral membrane protein.), with protein sequence MLDNIKLSLQYILPKLWLTRLAGWGASKRAGWLTKLVIDLFVKYYKVDMNEAQKPDTAAYRTFNDFFVRPLRDDVRPVNTDPNVLVMPADGVISQLGRIEEDKILQAKGHNYSLEALLAGNYLMADLFRNGSFATTYLSPRDYHRVHMPCNGILREMIYVPGDLFSVNHLTAQNVPNLFARNERVICLFDTEFGPMAQILVGATIVGSIETVWAGTITPPREGVIKRWTWPAGESEGAVALLKGQEMGRFKLGSTVINLFAPGKVNLAEQLKNLSATKIGEVLAVSSEPVIEPEVPVSEIPAEVLDTKADESEAPKTAE encoded by the coding sequence TTGTTAGACAACATTAAACTTTCGCTGCAGTACATTCTGCCAAAACTGTGGCTGACTCGCCTGGCGGGCTGGGGCGCAAGCAAACGTGCTGGCTGGCTGACCAAACTGGTCATCGATCTGTTCGTCAAATACTACAAAGTCGACATGAATGAAGCGCAAAAGCCGGACACCGCCGCTTACCGCACCTTCAATGACTTTTTTGTGCGTCCGCTGCGTGATGACGTGCGCCCGGTAAATACCGACCCTAACGTGCTGGTGATGCCTGCTGACGGCGTGATAAGCCAGCTGGGCCGCATCGAAGAAGATAAAATCCTGCAGGCAAAAGGCCATAACTACAGTCTGGAAGCGCTGCTGGCAGGTAACTACCTGATGGCCGACCTGTTCCGTAACGGCAGCTTCGCCACAACTTACCTTTCACCTCGCGACTACCACCGCGTGCACATGCCATGTAACGGCATTCTGCGTGAAATGATCTATGTTCCGGGTGACCTTTTCTCCGTCAACCACCTGACGGCGCAAAACGTCCCGAACCTGTTTGCCCGTAACGAGCGCGTGATCTGCCTGTTCGACACCGAATTTGGCCCAATGGCGCAGATTCTGGTTGGTGCTACCATTGTTGGCAGCATCGAAACCGTCTGGGCGGGCACCATTACGCCACCGCGTGAAGGTGTGATTAAACGCTGGACATGGCCTGCAGGCGAAAGTGAAGGTGCCGTTGCGCTGCTGAAGGGCCAGGAAATGGGCCGCTTCAAGCTGGGCTCGACAGTAATTAACCTGTTTGCGCCAGGCAAAGTAAACCTGGCAGAACAGCTGAAAAACCTGTCGGCCACCAAAATCGGCGAAGTGCTGGCTGTCTCAAGCGAACCTGTCATTGAGCCTGAAGTGCCGGTGAGCGAAATCCCTGCCGAGGTACTGGACACCAAAGCAGACGAATCCGAAGCGCCAAAAACCGCAGAATAA